In the genome of Vicia villosa cultivar HV-30 ecotype Madison, WI linkage group LG7, Vvil1.0, whole genome shotgun sequence, one region contains:
- the LOC131616302 gene encoding IAA-amino acid hydrolase ILR1-like 4, giving the protein MSSFFKFKFNNFLEIAKSPEVFDWMVSIRRKIHENPELSFEEFETSELIRSELDKMGIPYKHPVAITGVIGSIGTGLPPFVALRADMDALPIQEMVEWEHKSKVAGKMHACGHDAHVTMLLGAAKILKKHEKEIQGTVVLVFQPAEEGSGGAKKILESGVLENVTAIFGLHVAPDLPIGEVASKSGPILAGSGRFEAKISGKGGHAASPHEAIDPILAASSVIISLQYLVSREADPLDSQVVTVAKFQGGSAFNVIPDYVTIGGTYRAFSNQSFIHLRQRIEQIIVGQAAVHRCNATVDFLDEEKPSYPPTVNDSTLHEHFVNVAVNMLGIDKVDSAMTPAMAAEDFAFYQEVIPGYFFMLGMQNAPPNPSESSLHSAYLKINEDGFPYGAALHASLAFSYLLKHRQNMPRAADVKYLDEI; this is encoded by the exons ATGTCTTCtttcttcaaattcaaatttaacaACTTTCTAGAGATTGCCAAGAGTCCTGAGGTTTTTGATTGGATGGTCAGTATCAGAAGGAAGATTCATGAGAATCCTGAATTGAGTTTTGAAGAATTTGAGACAAGTGAATTGATAAGATCAGAATTGGATAAAATGGGTATACCTTATAAACATCCGGTTGCAATCACTGGTGTCATTGGTTCCATAGGAACTGGTTTGCCTCCTTTTGTTGCTTTAAGAGCTGATATGGATGCTCTTCCCATTCAGGAAATGGTGGAGTGGGAGCATAAGAGTAAAGTGGCTGGAAAAATGCATGCTTGTGGTCATGATGCTCATGTTACCATGCTACTCGGTGCTGCAAAGATTCTTAAAAAGCATGAAAAAGAGATACAA GGAACTGTTGTTCTTGTTTTCCAACCAGCAGAGGAAGGAAGTGGAGGAGCAAAGAAAATTCTTGAATCTGGAGTATTAGAAAATGTTACTGCTATCTTTGGACTGCACGTTGCTCCTGACTTACCAATAGGGGAAGTGGCCTCTAAGTCTGGTCCAATATTGGCAGGAAGTGGCAGATTTGAAGCAAAAATAAGTGGAAAAGGAGGTCATGCTGCTAGTCCTCACGAGGCTATAGATCCCATATTGGCAGCTTCTAGCGTGATCATTAGCCTACAGTACCTTGTTTCTCGTGAAGCTGATCCTTTAGACTCACAG GTTGTGACAGTTGCAAAGTTCCAAGGAGGTAGTGCATTCAATGTCATTCCAGATTATGTTACAATTGGTGGCACCTACCGAGCTTTTTCTAATCAAAGCTTCATCCATCTGAGACAGCGGATTGAACAG ATTATTGTCGGACAAGCTGCTGTGCATAGATGCAATGCAACTGTGGATTTTCTTGATGAAGAGAAACCTAGCTATCCTCCAACCGTAAACGATAGTACCTTGCATGAGCATTTTGTGAATGTTGCAGTGAATATGCTTGGTATCGATAAAGTTGATAGTGCCATGACACCAGCCATGGCAGCTGAAGATTTTGCATTCTATCAAGAGGTCATTCCTGGTTACTTCTTCATGCTTGGAATGCAAAATGCCCCACCTAACCCGTCTGAGTCATCTTTACATTCAGCTTATCTGAAAATCAATGAAGATGGATTTCCTTATGGAGCTGCACTTCATGCATCATTAGCTTTTAGTTATCTTCTAAAACATCGGCAAA